From a single Gammaproteobacteria bacterium genomic region:
- a CDS encoding DUF2934 domain-containing protein: MAQARKNDRGRGKVKKSAGADTRKRGSSAAGKSNASPSTPRRRSPKLPAVVITPEQRRQMIAEAAYYQAEKRGFSGGNPAEDWLAAEREVDRQLAETAR; this comes from the coding sequence ATGGCGCAAGCACGGAAAAACGACAGGGGCAGGGGCAAGGTCAAAAAATCCGCCGGCGCAGACACCCGCAAACGCGGCAGCAGTGCGGCCGGCAAATCAAACGCCAGCCCAAGCACCCCCCGGCGCCGCTCGCCCAAACTACCTGCGGTCGTCATCACCCCCGAGCAAAGGCGACAAATGATCGCCGAAGCAGCCTACTACCAGGCGGAAAAACGTGGCTTCAGCGGCGGCAATCCCGCCGAAGACTGGCTCGCCGCAGAGCGGGAAGTGGACAGGCAACTGGCCGAAACGGCCCGTTGA